In Thermus aquaticus, the sequence AAGAATCTTCTTCCCCGGCCTTGTAGCCTTGGCCAGTGCCCTCGCCCAGAGCTTCCACATAGCCAGCCCCCTAGTGGAGGAGTTCCGCTTGATCCCAGGAGAGGTGGCCAGCAGCCAAGTAGTTCTGGTCAACAACACCAACGCCCCTCTTGTGGTCCGCCTGAGCCAAGGAGACTACCGCCTCCGACCCGAGGGACCCGAGTTTCTCCCCCCCGGAACCCACCCTCGGTCCAACGCCTCCTGGGTTACCCTCTCCCAGGCGGAAGTTGCCCTTCCCCCTGGGGGTCAGGTGGCGGTCAGCTATCAGATCCGCATACCCCAGGACAATAAGCTTTCCGGAACGTACTTTAGCGTCATCTTCGCCGAAGCGGCTGAACCCGAACCCCAGGCCCCTGGTGAAGCTCCCGTGGGCATAGCCATAGCCCAGCGTCTCCGCTACGCTGTCCAGGTTCTCGTCAACATCGGCAATACGGGGGAACCCAAAATCGCTTTTCCCAAGGCCCGCTTGGTAACCGGAGAAAAGGAAGCGACTTTGGAGGTGGAAGTTGGCAACTCCGGGGATCGCTACATCCGCCCCATGGTGCGACTGGAACTCTTTCGGGAAGATGGGAGTGCCGTCACCTCTCTGCAGGAAGGTCCCGTTACGCTCCCCCCCGACTCGGCGATCCTACTCCGGCTTTCCCTCCCCAAGCTGGCTCCTGGGACCTACCAAGCGGCCTTGGTCCTGGACGGCGGCGGAGCGTTTATCTTTGGAAAACGCTACCGCTTTAGCCTAAAGGAATGAGGCGGAAACTCTGGGCGCTCGTCGTGGGGGTGCTATGGTATCTCTACCTTAGCCTTGGACTTGCCCAAAACCCGGGGGGGCGCCTCGAGGCCTTAAACCATCCAGAGACTCTCCCCTCCCGCCCCATCTCCCTCCTCTTCCGGGCCACAGGGCCCCTTCATGGCCCGGTAAAGGTCCAACTACCCCCAGGCTGGACCCTCCTTTTGCCCCCCGAGGAGGTCATCAATGTGCCGGAAGGCCAGGCAACCACTCTCCTTCTGGTGATCCAACCACCCCCCTCCACCCCCGAAGGAATGCACACCATCCTTTTGCAAGTGGGTTCTGTCCAAGCAGCCAGCCGGGTACGCGTCCAGGGGGTGCGGGCCCTACACTTGACCGTAGCGGAGGCGCCCCCCTGGGCTGATGGACCTTACAAGGCCATGTTTCTGCTGGCTAATCGGGGTACACGGAAGGAGCGGGTTACCCTTAAGGCCTGGGCGACCCTCAGCAAGGTAGAGGGTGTGGCGCCTGCGGCACTAGAGCTAGACCCAGGGCAAGAAGCTAAGGTATCCGTGACCCTCCGTCCCCAGCCCCCCACCGGAGAGGTGGCCGTGGACTTTGTCCGTCTGGAAGCAGAAGGGGAGGGTGTACGGGCTGCGGCCACCGCCAACGTCACCCTCCTTCCCAAACCCGGAACACTCCTTGAGAGGTTTCACACCTTGCCTGCTCGGCTGGTCCTAGAGTACACCCCTAGGGGTTGGACCTATGCGCTCACAGCCAGAGGCCCCACCGCCTCAGGAGCCAAGGACCTCCTGGACTTCCGCCTAAAACCTAGCGAAGTAGGGATTAGCTATCGTAAGGATCCCTTTTTTGGAGAAGCCCGCCTGGATGCCCAAGGCCTTTCGCTAAAGACCTCCTGGCAGGACGAACCCTGGGAAGTCCAGACGGCGCTGGCGGCGTCGGCCGCTCAGCTTAGCGCCACCTGGAAATCCCCTCCCTTTCGCCTAACCTTGGAAGCGCTTAGCCGCCAAGGCGTGCCCTTGCTGGGAGTTAGGGTGACCTACCGTAAGGCCTTCCTTTTGGCCGAACCCTGTCCTTTGGAAGAGGACTGCACCAGTGAAGCGAAACCCCTACTGCTGGAGGCCCAGGTCTGGCACCGCCGCGCCCTTCTTGACGTGGCTGAAGGCCCTGGAGGGGAAAGCGAGGCCAGGCTTAGCGTAGGCCTTCCTCCATGGCAACTGGACTGGGGAGCCTCGAGGCGGGGAGAAGGCTGGAATCTCGCTTTCGGTCTCAGCCGTTCCTTGGAAAGCTTCAGCCAAGTTTACTTGCGGGCCAGCCTGGAAAGCGCACCTAAAAGCGTGGGGAGAAAGGACGTGACTGCGGGCTTCATCCTTCCTTGGCCGACTCCTAAGGACCGCCTTTCAGGGGAAGTCTCGTGGCAAGGGGAACTCTGGTCCTTAAATCTGGAGTGGCGAGAAGCACAAGGTCTTTATGCCCGGCTTCGGGGAACCTTAGGAGCTTCCCCCACCCTTCAGGCCCAAGCCGGCCTAGTTTTCCCTGGTAACCCAGCGTTGAAAAGTCTGGCCTTGACCATGAACTGGCATGGGTCCTCCTGGAACCCAGGCGCAGCCGTAGATGGAGAGGTTCCCTTGGGGGAAGGTACGCTAACCTATGAAGCGGAAATAAACTCCCAGGGGTTTCGCTGGCGCACCAGCTATGCCTTAGCCTTTCGCCTCCCCCTATACCTAAAGCCCGGCCTCGGTCAGGTAAGCGGTCAGGTGCGAAATCCTGGGGGAGAACCCATAGAGGGACTCTACCTGACCCTGGGACGCCTGGCTACCCGGACTGACGCTGAAGGCCGCTTCTGGTTTCCCGCCGTACCCGAAGGCGAGCACGTGCTGGCCTTCCTTAGCACCGGGTATCTGAGCCAACCGCCGTTGCCTCTGCGCCTAGCAGTCAAGGCCGGTGAGGAAGTCCGCCTGGACCTGACCCTAATGCCCACAGGCGTAGTACGGGGGCGGATTCGTCTTGTTCTGCCGGAACCCGAGCCGGGGGTGATATACGGGATCCCCGACTTAAACCCGGAGAAGCTCTTAGCTAGCCTCCTCGTGGAGGCCCGGCAAGGAGACCAGATAATCCGCCGTTACACGGATGGCCAGGGCACCTTTTACTTCGGCGCCCTAACCCCCGGACGCTGGCAGATCCGCATCTTCTTTGACCGTTTCCCCGGAGCCTACCGCCTGGAACCCGACTTCCAGGAAGTAGAGATAACCTCCGGGGCAAACGTTGCTTTGGAGTTCCGCCTCTACCCTCTCCCTCGTCCCATCCAGTTTGAGGAAGAGGAGTCTCTCTGAGCCCGCCACAACTTTGACACAACCTCCCCCTACCCTCTAAAGCGTAGGGGTTGAGATACCCCGAACCCACAGGAGGTGACGAAGATGAAGAACATGATCAAGAAGCTGGCCCTCATCGGCACCATGGCCCTCGGCACCCTGGCCCTCGCCCAGGCAAGCGACACCCAGACCCTCTCCATCAAAGTGGACACCCTGGAAGAACTCGTGGTCGTCGCCGGAAAAACCCAGTCCGACTCCATCACCGACCCCGAGGTCATCAAGGCCGGCAACTACCAAAAGGACTTTGATACCACCCTCCGCTTCACCACCAACGCCAACGCCCTCCGCAAAGTTGTCGCCGCCGCCAGCTTCTCCGCACCTCAGGGCGCCACCCTCCAGGCCAGCATCCTCGCCACCGGCTTCTCCACCCAGGCGGGCACCGGCCCCACCCAGGACGTGCCCCTCAGCACCTCCCCCGCCGACCTCATCACCGGCATCAAGAACGTCTCCGCTAAGGAAGCCTCCTTCAAGGTCCGCGTCAGCATCCCCGACACCCCCATCATCGCCGGCGCTTACCAAGTGGTCATCACCTACACCCTCATGGCCCAGTAACCCACTAACCCTAAGGGGCCGGGCTCAACCCGGCCCCTCGCTTTCTCGGTTCAGAAGCTGTGCTCCTCGCCCGGGAACACCCCCTCCCTGACCTCGGCCACGTACTGGCTCAGGGCCTCCTGGATGAGCCGCCCCGCCTCCAGGTAGCGCTTGACGAAGCGGGGCTTGAACTCCCCGTAAAGCCCCACCACGTCGTGGAAGACCAGGACCTGGGCGTCGGTGTGGGGGCCCGCGCCGATGCCCACGGTGTGGACGGAAAGCCTTTCGGTGATCTCCTTGGCCAGAAGGGCGGGGACCATCTCCAGGACCACCCCGTAGGCCCCGGCGGCCTCGAGGGCCAAAGCCCCC encodes:
- a CDS encoding carboxypeptidase-like regulatory domain-containing protein; the protein is MNWHGSSWNPGAAVDGEVPLGEGTLTYEAEINSQGFRWRTSYALAFRLPLYLKPGLGQVSGQVRNPGGEPIEGLYLTLGRLATRTDAEGRFWFPAVPEGEHVLAFLSTGYLSQPPLPLRLAVKAGEEVRLDLTLMPTGVVRGRIRLVLPEPEPGVIYGIPDLNPEKLLASLLVEARQGDQIIRRYTDGQGTFYFGALTPGRWQIRIFFDRFPGAYRLEPDFQEVEITSGANVALEFRLYPLPRPIQFEEEESL